In Campylobacter concisus, the genomic stretch AGTAAATTTCAGGGCTTAATGTATCGCTAAATTCAAAAGTTCGCTCGCTTTTTATACGGCTACTTTCATCTTGGATCTCGTAAAGCACCAAGCCATCAGCCTGTACATCCGTGATCCTCTTGTCCCATTTTTCAGCAATCTCTTTAAGCTTTGCCTCGTCAAATTCAGCCTTTGGAGGCGTTAGGCCATAAAGCACTATGCCACTTTCATTGTTTATGATCTTATCTTTTAACATTTTCTAACTTTTTTTGAAATTTAAACGGAGTTTAGCGCCTAGGCTTGCTAGACGCTAAATTTTGTATTATAGACCTCTTACAATCTTGACAGCTTCTACCATGTTTTTAAGGCTTGGCTCGACCTCTTCCCATTTTCTAGTTTTTAGGCCACAATCTGGATTGATCCAGAGCTGCTCTTTTGGCAAGACCTCAAGCAGAGCTTTGATCTGAGCGACGATCTCTTCGACACTTGGCACGCGTGGGCTGTGGATGTCGTAAACGCCAGGTCCGACCTCTTGTTTGTAGCCAACGGCTTTGAAAATTTTAAGTAGCTCGTTGCCACTTCTTGCTGTCTCGATACTGATAACATCAGCGTCCATAGCCTCGATGGTCTTGATGATGTCGTTAAATTCAGAGTAGCACATATGCGTGTGGATCTGGGTTTTTGCTTCAGCTGAGCTTACTGAAAGCTTGAAGCAATCAACCGCAAATTTCTCATAAGCTGGGATATTTTCAGCTCTTAGCGGATAGCCCTCTTTAAACGCTGCCTCATCGACTTGGATCACTCTAATGCCCGCATTTTGAAGGTCTGCGATCTCGTCATAGATACAAAGTGCAAGCTGTTTTGCCACCTCGCTTCTTGGCAGATCGTCACGCACAAAGCTCCAGTTTAGCATAGTCACAGGACCTGTTAGCATGCCCTTCATTACGTGTTTTGTGATACTTTGAGCGTATTTCATCCACTTAACAGTCATAGGCTCTGGGCGGCTTACATCACCAAAGAGAAGTGGTGGCTTGACGCAGCGGCTGCCGTAGCTTTGTACCCAACCATTTTGGCTAAATGCATATCCGCTGATCTGCTCGCCAAAGTACTCAACCATGTCGTTTCTCTCTGGTTCGCCATGTACTAGCACGTCTAGGCCGATATCTTCTTGGAATTTCACGCAGTGATCGATATATTTTTTGATGCCAGCTTCATAAGCAGCCGCGTCGATCTCACCTTTTTTGAAATTTTGGCGAAGTACGCGAAGATCAACCGTTTGAGGGAAGCTACCTATCGTTGTTGTTGGCAAGATGCCGTATTTTAATGTTTCGCGTTGAATTTTGATGCGATCTTCAAATTTCTCGTCACGCTCAAATTTGCTTAAATTTTTAATGCGTTTTTGAACGCTTTCAGAGTGGATGAGCTTTGAAGTAGCACGAGTTTTAACAGCGTTTTTGTTCTCTTCGTAAATTTTAGCCTCAGCCTCATTTAGCTTCTCGCCGTTTGCTAGTTTTGTGATGATCTTGATCTCATCAAGCTTCTCAACTGCAAAGCTTAACCAGCTTTTGATCTCAGGGTTTAAATTTTCTTCATATTTTAGAGTGTATGGCACGTGTAGAAGTGAGCACGAAGTGCCGATGTAAAAGTCTTTGCCGCCTATTTTTTCTGCAATTTCACCTACAAGTTTTACCTTCTCATCGATGTTGCTTTTCCAGATATTTCTGCCGTCTATAACGCCAGCAAATAGCGTTAAATGGCTGTTTTTGATAGCCTCAAGGACTTCGAAATTTCTCTTGCCGTGGATGAAGTCAAGCGCGATGCCGTAAATTTTAGTTTTAGCCACTTCGCTAACTGCTTTGATCGCATGCTCAAAATATGTCGCAAACACGATTTTAATGTTGTTTGCAACGCCTGTTAGCTCGTTATAAACCTTTGTGATAAGTGGCAAAAGGTCGCTTTCATTTTTGTCAGTTACAAAGATCGGCTCATCAAACTGCACTAAAATTTCATCATCAAGCTTAGAAATTTGCTCAAGTAGCTTTTTGTACTCGCCTACAAGCGCATCAAGGTGCTTAAATGGGCAGCTACCGTCAGTCGTCTTTGAAAGAGCCAAAAATGTGATAGGGCCGATCAAATTTATCTTGCCTTTTACGCCGTTAGCCTTCGCCTCTTTGTATTCATTTAAAATTTTGTCCGCTTTTAGGCTAAATTTACTCTCACTGCTAAGCTCAGGCACAATGTAGTGGTAGTTTGTATTAAACCACTTTGTCATCTCCATCGCAACGCCATTTTTGTTACCTCTTGAGCAAGCAAAATACTGCTCCGAGCCGCTTAAATTTGCAAATCTTGGAGGTGTAGCACCAAAAGCGATGATGTTATCAAGCATTAGGTCATAAAATGAAAAATCATTAACGCTAATAGCCGAAATGCCAGCATCTTGTTGATATTTCCAGTGTCTTTGGCGAAGTGTCTTTGCAGTCTCTTGTAAATTCTCTTCA encodes the following:
- the metE gene encoding 5-methyltetrahydropteroyltriglutamate--homocysteine S-methyltransferase — translated: MIKSYVLGFPRIGEKRELKRALEGFWAGKEGFSEENLQETAKTLRQRHWKYQQDAGISAISVNDFSFYDLMLDNIIAFGATPPRFANLSGSEQYFACSRGNKNGVAMEMTKWFNTNYHYIVPELSSESKFSLKADKILNEYKEAKANGVKGKINLIGPITFLALSKTTDGSCPFKHLDALVGEYKKLLEQISKLDDEILVQFDEPIFVTDKNESDLLPLITKVYNELTGVANNIKIVFATYFEHAIKAVSEVAKTKIYGIALDFIHGKRNFEVLEAIKNSHLTLFAGVIDGRNIWKSNIDEKVKLVGEIAEKIGGKDFYIGTSCSLLHVPYTLKYEENLNPEIKSWLSFAVEKLDEIKIITKLANGEKLNEAEAKIYEENKNAVKTRATSKLIHSESVQKRIKNLSKFERDEKFEDRIKIQRETLKYGILPTTTIGSFPQTVDLRVLRQNFKKGEIDAAAYEAGIKKYIDHCVKFQEDIGLDVLVHGEPERNDMVEYFGEQISGYAFSQNGWVQSYGSRCVKPPLLFGDVSRPEPMTVKWMKYAQSITKHVMKGMLTGPVTMLNWSFVRDDLPRSEVAKQLALCIYDEIADLQNAGIRVIQVDEAAFKEGYPLRAENIPAYEKFAVDCFKLSVSSAEAKTQIHTHMCYSEFNDIIKTIEAMDADVISIETARSGNELLKIFKAVGYKQEVGPGVYDIHSPRVPSVEEIVAQIKALLEVLPKEQLWINPDCGLKTRKWEEVEPSLKNMVEAVKIVRGL